A portion of the Glycine max cultivar Williams 82 chromosome 10, Glycine_max_v4.0, whole genome shotgun sequence genome contains these proteins:
- the LOC100306160 gene encoding germin-like protein precursor: MFSRNTLWLFLAIFSHSVAISFASDPDPVQDFCIPNPRFGAIKTAHNMHYILPCKNSSEVITEDFVFSGLTKASENFSNTGLAVVSANPTNFPGLNTLGLSFARADIEVGGINPPHFHPRATELVHVLQGKVYSGFVDSNNRVFARVLEQGEVMVLPKGLVHFMMNVGDEPATLFGSFNSQNPGIQKIPSAVFGSGIDEELLQKAFGLSSKQIGILRKKFDPKTSR, translated from the exons ATGTTTTCAAGAAACACCCTTTGGCTTTTCCTTGCAATTTTCTCCCACAGTGTGGCCATTTCATTTGCCTCTGACCCTGATCCAGTCCAAGACTTCTGCATACCAAACCCAAGATTTGGTGCCATCAAAACAGCACATAACATGCACTACATTCTCCCATGCAAGAACTCCTCCGAGGTCATCACTGAGGACTTTGTCTTCTCAGGACTCACAAAAGCCTCAGAGAACTTCTCAAACACAGGCCTAGCTGTGGTCTCAGCAAACCCTACCAATTTTCCAGGGCTCAACACTCTAGGCTTGTCTTTCGCGCGAGCTGACATCGAAGTTGGTGGCATCAACCCACCCCATTTCCACCCCCGAGCCACGGAGCTGGTTCATGTGCTGCAAGGAAAAGTGTactcag GTTTTGTTGATTCCAACAATAGGGTGTTTGCTAGAGTGCTTGAACAAGGAGAGGTCATGGTGCTCCCTAAAGGGCTAGTGCACTTCATGATGAACGTTGGTGATGAACCTGCCACATTGTTTGGAAGCTTCAATAGCCAAAACCCTGGTATTCAGAAGATACCTTCTGCTGTGTTTGGCTCAGGGATTGATGAGGAGCTTCTGCAGAAGGCTTTTGGATTGAGTTCTAAGCAGATTGGGATCTTGAGGAAAAAATTTGATCCCAAGACATCAAggtag